The nucleotide sequence GCCTACAACAATTGCAAGATCAACATTTTCTTTTAATAAATCAATTGTCGCCGGCTGATTATCATTTGTAGCATAACAAAGTGTATCTCTAGTATCGGCAAAGTGGGCATCAATGTTTTTGTTTCCATATTTCTTAATCATCGTTTCTTTTAGGCAATCGGCAATATCCTGTGTTTCCGAAGCGAGCATTGTTGTTTGGTTTACTACGCCGATTTGCTTTAGATCTTTTTCCACATCAAATCCTTCGGAATATTTCCCGGCGAAATATTTGTAAAATTCATTTTTATCAATTTCACCCAAAATAATTTTTGAAAGGATTTTTGTTTCGTCAATATTTCTTATTATCACACTTGGCGTATTGGCTTTTGCGTGAGAAAAAGTCGCTTTTGTTTCTTCGTGTTTTGCTTTTCCGTGAATTATAACTGTATAATTTTCTTTACCAAGATGATAGGATTTTTTCCATACTTTTTCTACAAACGGACAGGTAGTGTTATATTTTAATGCGTCTATTTTTCTTTTTCGCAAAATTTCTTCGGTTTCCAGGGTAGTTCCGAAAGCTGGAATAATCACAATGTCATTTTCAAAAATTTCTTCCCACGCAATAATTTGATTTCCGTATGTATCTAAAATAAATTCAATACCGTTTGCCTGCAAATCCGCGTTTACACCGGGGTTGTGAATCATTTCACTTAAAAGAAAAATTCTTTTACCGGGGTTTTCTTCCAATGTTTTATACGCAATTTCAATCGCGTTCTCAACGCCGTAGCAAAATCCGAAGTGGCGCGCTAAGTAAATTTGAATATTGCCGAAATTTAAAACAGTTGGAGTAAAATCTTTTTTATAATGATCTTTGTTTTTTCTCAGTTCTTTAATTTTTTGAATGATAGAACTTTTATAATAAATCGGAATTTCGAAATTCTTCATTATTTTTTTATTTCCGTATTTATTTCAAATGAAACTTTGATCTTCTCCCATTCTATATTTACTTCTGTAATATAAGGCGCCTTGTAATCAAAATTGAATTGAAGTCTTTCCATAAAACTGTTTTGTTTCGGTGTAACTTTAAATCTGTAAAGATCTTCTTTTTGGTTGTACTTAAAAGCTCCCCATTGATCATAAACTTTGTTAAGAATTATGGTCCATTCTTTTTCGGTTGGAATAGTAAATAGCGAATAAATTCCGGCAGGGATTTTTTTATTCTTAATTATTACGTCTTTTTCAAATTCAATAGTAGTAGCTTCATCGGCGCCGGTTCTCCATACTTTATTATATGGAACCAACTCTCCCCAAATTTTACGATTCTTAACTCCCGGAGAACCATATTTAACTTCAACATTTGTATAGCCGATTGTTTGTCCAACATAGCTTCTCGGACTTAATCTTGGAGGATTATTCTGCGCTAAAATTATTAGTGAAAAAAATATTAGTAATAAGGCAATTGATTTATAGAATAATTTCATAGCTTGTTCTCGATTTAAATTAATATTAAAAATTATTATACAAAGGTATTCATTTTTTTTGACATTCCTGTTTTACCCTGCATACCGCCGGTATGCAATGCAACAATTGTTGAATTTTCGGGAATCTCATTATTTTCAATTAATGATCTAACGGCAAACAGCATTTTTGCAATATATATCGGTTCAATTTTAATTTGATTTAATGTTTCAAACTCACGCATAAATCTGAATAAAGTCAAGTCAATTTTAGCATAACCG is from Ignavibacteriota bacterium and encodes:
- a CDS encoding 4-hydroxy-3-methylbut-2-enyl diphosphate reductase, with product MKNFEIPIYYKSSIIQKIKELRKNKDHYKKDFTPTVLNFGNIQIYLARHFGFCYGVENAIEIAYKTLEENPGKRIFLLSEMIHNPGVNADLQANGIEFILDTYGNQIIAWEEIFENDIVIIPAFGTTLETEEILRKRKIDALKYNTTCPFVEKVWKKSYHLGKENYTVIIHGKAKHEETKATFSHAKANTPSVIIRNIDETKILSKIILGEIDKNEFYKYFAGKYSEGFDVEKDLKQIGVVNQTTMLASETQDIADCLKETMIKKYGNKNIDAHFADTRDTLCYATNDNQPATIDLLKENVDLAIVVGGYNSSNTSHIVELLEEKFVTYFISDQSKLISKNSINHFEYSTKTEVSSENYLPNKESVKIIITSGASCPDSVVEAVMLKLLSFYNIENPEEKIFAQL
- a CDS encoding DUF2911 domain-containing protein; this encodes MKLFYKSIALLLIFFSLIILAQNNPPRLSPRSYVGQTIGYTNVEVKYGSPGVKNRKIWGELVPYNKVWRTGADEATTIEFEKDVIIKNKKIPAGIYSLFTIPTEKEWTIILNKVYDQWGAFKYNQKEDLYRFKVTPKQNSFMERLQFNFDYKAPYITEVNIEWEKIKVSFEINTEIKK